In Streptomyces sp. SLBN-118, the following are encoded in one genomic region:
- a CDS encoding cytochrome ubiquinol oxidase subunit I yields MDIALAPETLARWQFGITTVYHFLFVPLTISLAALTAGLQTAWVRTQNEKYLKATKFWGKLFLINIAMGVVTGIVQEFQFGMNWSDYSRFVGDIFGAPLAFEALIAFFFESTFIGLWIFGWDKLPKKIHLACIWMVSIGTILSAYFILAANSWMQHPVGYRINKERGRAELTDFWHVLTQNTALTQFFHTITAAFLVGGAFMVGIAAFHLARKKHIPVMRSSLRLGLVTIVVAGLLTAVSGDLLGKVMFKQQPMKMAAAEALWDGEAPAPFSVFAYGDVERGHNKVAIEIPGLLSFLANDDFTSFVPGINDVNKSEQEKFGPGDYRPNIPVAYWGFRWMIGFGMASLTIGLIGLWLTRKKFMLPAHLRTGEDEVPHLVLFKSKALNPRLTKWYWIIALWTMAFPLIANSWGWIFTEMGRQPWVVYGVLRTRDAVSPGVSQGEVLTSMLVFTLLYAVLAVVEVKLLVKYIKAGPPELTEADLNPPTKIGGDDRDADRPMAFSY; encoded by the coding sequence GTGGACATAGCCCTGGCCCCCGAGACTCTGGCCCGATGGCAGTTCGGCATCACCACCGTCTACCACTTCCTCTTCGTTCCTCTGACGATCTCGCTCGCCGCGCTCACCGCCGGCCTGCAGACCGCCTGGGTCCGGACTCAGAACGAGAAGTATCTCAAGGCCACGAAGTTCTGGGGCAAGCTCTTCCTGATCAACATCGCCATGGGTGTCGTCACCGGCATCGTCCAGGAGTTCCAGTTCGGCATGAACTGGTCCGACTACTCGCGCTTCGTCGGTGACATCTTCGGCGCCCCGCTCGCCTTCGAGGCGCTGATCGCGTTCTTCTTCGAGTCCACCTTCATCGGACTGTGGATCTTCGGCTGGGACAAGCTGCCGAAGAAGATCCACCTCGCCTGCATCTGGATGGTGTCGATCGGCACCATCCTCTCCGCGTACTTCATCCTGGCCGCCAACTCCTGGATGCAGCACCCCGTCGGCTACCGGATCAACAAGGAGCGCGGCCGGGCCGAACTCACCGACTTCTGGCACGTACTCACCCAGAACACCGCGCTCACCCAGTTCTTCCACACCATCACGGCCGCCTTCCTCGTCGGTGGCGCCTTCATGGTCGGCATCGCAGCCTTCCATCTGGCGCGCAAGAAGCACATCCCCGTGATGCGGAGCTCGCTGCGGCTCGGGCTGGTCACCATCGTCGTTGCCGGACTGCTCACCGCTGTCAGCGGGGATCTGCTCGGCAAGGTCATGTTCAAGCAGCAGCCGATGAAGATGGCCGCAGCTGAGGCGCTGTGGGACGGCGAGGCGCCCGCGCCCTTCTCGGTCTTCGCCTACGGCGATGTCGAAAGGGGCCACAACAAGGTCGCCATAGAGATCCCAGGACTGCTGTCCTTCCTGGCCAACGACGACTTCACCTCGTTCGTCCCCGGCATCAACGACGTCAACAAGTCCGAGCAGGAGAAGTTCGGTCCCGGCGACTACCGGCCCAATATCCCCGTGGCCTACTGGGGCTTCCGCTGGATGATCGGCTTCGGGATGGCATCCCTCACCATCGGCCTGATCGGACTCTGGCTCACCCGCAAGAAGTTCATGCTGCCGGCCCACCTGCGGACGGGCGAGGACGAAGTGCCCCATCTGGTGCTCTTCAAGAGCAAGGCGCTGAACCCCAGGCTCACGAAGTGGTACTGGATCATCGCCCTGTGGACGATGGCCTTCCCGCTGATCGCCAACTCCTGGGGCTGGATCTTCACCGAGATGGGGAGGCAGCCCTGGGTCGTGTACGGCGTGCTGCGCACCCGTGACGCGGTCTCCCCCGGTGTCTCGCAGGGTGAAGTCCTCACCTCGATGCTCGTGTTCACCCTGCTCTACGCAGTGCTCGCCGTCGTCGAGGTCAAGCTGCTCGTCAAGTACATCAAGGCCGGACCGCCTGAGCTCACCGAGGCCGACCTCAACCCGCCCACCAAGATCGGCGGCGACGACCGCGACGCCGACCGGCCGATGGCCTTCTCGTACTGA
- the thiC gene encoding phosphomethylpyrimidine synthase ThiC, whose product MTVQDARTPASNQPEAGKSIGWHKGYVEGSRPDLQVPVRQVHLTNGKDVTLYDTSGPYTDPNVETDVRRGLAPLRENWIIGRGDTEEYAGRPVRPEDDGIKHTSPRGGLRNLDAVFPGRPRQPRRGREGQAVTQLAYARRGEITPEMEYVAIRENVSPEVVREEIAAGRAVLPANVNHPEIEPMIIGKRFLVKVNANIGNSAVTSSIEEEVEKMTWATRWGADTVMDLSTGRNIHTTREWVLRNSPVPIGTVPLYQALEKVDGKAEELTWEIYKDTVIEQAEQGVDYMTVHAGVRLPYVPLTANRKTGIVSRGGSIMAAWCLAHHKESFLYENFEELCEILAAYDVTYSLGDGLRPGSIADANDEAQFAELRTLGELNSIAKRFNVQTMIEGPGHVPMHKIKENIDLQQEICEEAPFYTLGPLTTDVAPAYDHITSGIGAAMIAWWGTAMLCYVTPKEHLGLPNRDDVKTGVITYKIAAHAADLAKGHPGAQEWDDALSDARFEFRWEDQFNLALDPDTAREFHDETLPAEPAKTAHFCSMCGPKFCSMKISQSINEQFGGTAAAGATAEEVAEGMLRKSKEFAEAGNRVYLPLAD is encoded by the coding sequence ATGACCGTTCAGGACGCACGCACGCCTGCCTCGAATCAGCCAGAGGCCGGGAAGTCCATCGGCTGGCACAAGGGATACGTCGAGGGCTCGCGTCCCGACCTCCAGGTGCCCGTCCGCCAGGTGCACCTCACCAACGGCAAAGACGTGACGCTGTACGACACGTCCGGCCCGTACACCGATCCGAACGTCGAGACCGACGTCCGCCGCGGGCTTGCGCCACTGCGGGAGAACTGGATCATCGGCCGCGGCGACACCGAGGAGTACGCGGGCCGCCCGGTCCGCCCCGAGGACGACGGGATCAAGCACACCTCGCCGAGGGGCGGTCTGCGCAACCTCGACGCGGTCTTCCCCGGCCGCCCCCGCCAGCCCCGGCGGGGACGCGAGGGGCAGGCGGTGACGCAGCTCGCGTACGCCCGCCGTGGCGAGATCACGCCGGAGATGGAGTATGTCGCGATCCGCGAGAACGTCTCCCCCGAGGTCGTACGCGAGGAGATCGCCGCAGGCCGCGCGGTCCTTCCCGCCAACGTCAACCACCCGGAGATCGAGCCGATGATCATCGGCAAGCGGTTCCTGGTGAAGGTCAACGCCAACATCGGCAACTCCGCGGTCACTTCCTCCATCGAGGAGGAGGTTGAGAAGATGACCTGGGCGACGCGCTGGGGCGCGGACACGGTCATGGATCTCTCCACCGGCCGCAACATCCACACCACCCGTGAGTGGGTGCTTCGCAATTCTCCCGTGCCGATCGGCACCGTGCCGCTCTACCAGGCGCTCGAAAAGGTCGACGGCAAGGCAGAGGAACTGACCTGGGAGATCTACAAGGACACGGTCATCGAGCAGGCCGAGCAGGGCGTCGACTACATGACGGTCCACGCGGGTGTGCGCCTGCCGTACGTCCCCCTGACCGCCAACCGCAAGACCGGCATCGTCTCGCGCGGCGGCTCGATCATGGCGGCCTGGTGTCTCGCGCACCACAAGGAGTCGTTCCTGTACGAGAACTTCGAGGAACTCTGCGAGATCCTCGCCGCGTACGACGTGACCTACTCCCTCGGCGACGGTCTGCGGCCCGGCTCGATCGCGGACGCCAACGACGAGGCGCAGTTCGCGGAGTTGCGCACGCTCGGGGAACTCAACTCGATCGCCAAGCGTTTCAACGTCCAGACGATGATCGAAGGACCCGGTCACGTCCCGATGCACAAGATCAAGGAGAACATCGACCTCCAGCAGGAGATCTGCGAGGAGGCCCCCTTCTATACGCTCGGCCCGCTCACCACGGACGTGGCCCCCGCGTATGACCACATCACCTCCGGCATCGGGGCGGCGATGATCGCCTGGTGGGGCACTGCGATGCTCTGCTACGTCACGCCCAAGGAGCACCTGGGCCTGCCCAACCGTGACGACGTCAAGACGGGCGTCATCACCTACAAGATCGCTGCTCATGCCGCCGACCTCGCCAAGGGGCACCCGGGCGCGCAGGAGTGGGACGACGCGCTGTCCGACGCCCGGTTCGAGTTCCGGTGGGAGGACCAGTTCAATCTGGCCCTCGACCCGGACACGGCACGGGAGTTCCACGACGAGACGCTCCCGGCCGAGCCGGCGAAGACCGCGCACTTCTGCTCGATGTGCGGTCCGAAGTTCTGCAGCATGAAGATCAGCCAGAGCATCAACGAGCAGTTCGGCGGCACTGCGGCGGCGGGGGCGACGGCTGAGGAAGTCGCTGAGGGGATGCTCCGGAAGTCGAAGGAGTTCGCCGAAGCGGGAAACCGGGTCTATCTGCCGCTGGCTGACTGA
- a CDS encoding LacI family DNA-binding transcriptional regulator, with amino-acid sequence MTAAGKHQVSRTETSRRSSRQSRAGIRDVAAAAGVSITTVSDALNGKGRLPDATRQHVREVADRLGYRPSAAARTLRTGKSGLIGLTVTTYGDEPFTFTEFAYFAEMARAATSAALARGYALVILPATSRHDVWSNVALDGTVVIDPSDHDPVVTELVRQGLPVVSDGRPGGTLPVTAWVDNDHEAAVLDLLDHLADAGARRIGLLTGTTTDTYTRLSTTAYLNWCERVGQDPVYESYPAHDPCAGAVAADRLLARPDRPDAVYGLFDPNGTDLLAAARRYGLRVPEDLLLVCCSESTVYATTEPPITTLSLKPRRIGTAVVQLLIDAIEGVDEDRPVEQVIPTELIVRTSSQRRPPRTTVSAPRSPSPD; translated from the coding sequence ATGACAGCAGCAGGGAAGCACCAGGTGAGCCGGACGGAGACATCCCGCCGGAGCAGCCGGCAGAGTCGGGCGGGCATCCGAGACGTGGCCGCCGCAGCCGGTGTCTCGATCACGACTGTCTCAGACGCGCTCAACGGCAAGGGCCGGCTCCCGGACGCCACCCGCCAACATGTCCGCGAAGTCGCCGACCGGCTGGGCTACCGCCCTTCCGCAGCGGCCCGAACCCTCCGTACCGGAAAATCGGGCCTCATCGGCCTGACGGTGACGACGTACGGGGATGAACCTTTCACCTTCACCGAATTCGCGTACTTCGCCGAAATGGCGAGAGCCGCGACCTCGGCCGCGCTCGCCCGCGGCTACGCGCTCGTCATCCTGCCCGCCACCTCACGCCACGACGTCTGGTCGAACGTCGCCCTCGACGGCACCGTCGTCATCGACCCCTCCGACCATGATCCTGTGGTTACCGAACTCGTCCGCCAAGGCCTGCCCGTAGTCTCCGACGGACGGCCGGGCGGCACGCTTCCGGTCACCGCCTGGGTCGACAACGACCACGAAGCCGCCGTACTCGACTTGCTCGACCACCTCGCCGACGCAGGAGCCCGCCGGATCGGCCTGCTCACCGGCACCACCACCGACACCTACACCCGCCTGTCCACCACCGCGTATCTGAACTGGTGCGAGCGCGTGGGCCAGGATCCGGTCTACGAGTCCTACCCCGCCCACGACCCGTGCGCCGGCGCAGTCGCCGCCGACCGGCTGCTCGCCCGCCCGGACAGACCCGACGCGGTCTACGGGCTCTTCGACCCCAACGGCACCGATCTGCTGGCCGCCGCCCGGCGGTACGGCCTGCGCGTCCCCGAGGATCTGCTGCTCGTCTGCTGCAGCGAATCGACCGTGTATGCCACCACCGAACCGCCCATCACCACGCTCTCGCTCAAACCGCGCAGGATCGGCACGGCGGTCGTCCAGCTCCTCATCGACGCCATCGAAGGCGTCGACGAGGACCGGCCGGTGGAACAGGTGATACCCACTGAATTGATCGTGCGGACGTCCTCGCAGCGCCGCCCTCCGCGAACGACCGTGAGCGCCCCGCGATCACCTTCACCGGACTAG
- a CDS encoding metallophosphoesterase — protein sequence MTQGAGQGPVVRTATLRDFRVPPYAQVPVQSQQPTPSSHPGNAVPEGETPDGYTPTERDLPVISSGGPGDTVQVEITPDEAPAPDGLGPLYVVGDVHGYLDELVAALTGQGLIDAEGHWAAGHARLWFLGDFTDRGPDGIGVIDLVMRLSAEAAAAGGYCKALMGNHELLLLGAKRFGDTPVNSGAGTATFQAAWLLNGGQKSDMDRLQEVHLQWMARLDAVIEEDEHLLMHSDTTAYLDYGSSIEDVNDTVHAILTRNDADECWDLFRKFTKRFAFRDDAGPQAVRELLSAYGGKRVVHGHSPIPYLLGEVGTEDGEDGARPVVEGPHVYADGLAIAMDGGVTMAGKLLVVQLPLSN from the coding sequence ATGACTCAGGGGGCCGGTCAAGGACCCGTGGTGCGGACGGCGACATTGCGCGATTTCCGCGTGCCGCCCTATGCGCAGGTGCCCGTGCAGTCACAACAGCCCACACCTTCCTCCCATCCCGGCAACGCGGTCCCCGAGGGCGAAACCCCTGACGGCTACACCCCCACCGAGCGCGACCTACCGGTGATCAGCTCCGGCGGTCCCGGCGACACCGTCCAGGTGGAGATCACACCCGACGAGGCGCCAGCGCCCGACGGCCTCGGCCCGCTCTATGTCGTCGGCGATGTCCACGGCTATCTCGACGAACTCGTGGCCGCCCTCACCGGACAGGGCCTCATCGACGCCGAGGGCCACTGGGCCGCGGGCCATGCCCGCCTCTGGTTCCTCGGCGACTTCACCGACCGCGGTCCCGACGGCATCGGCGTCATCGACCTCGTCATGCGGCTCTCCGCCGAGGCGGCGGCCGCCGGCGGCTACTGCAAGGCCCTGATGGGCAATCACGAACTGCTGCTCCTCGGCGCCAAACGGTTCGGTGACACACCGGTCAATTCCGGCGCCGGCACCGCCACCTTCCAGGCCGCCTGGCTGCTCAACGGCGGTCAGAAGTCGGACATGGACCGGCTCCAGGAGGTCCATCTGCAGTGGATGGCCCGCCTGGACGCGGTGATCGAGGAGGACGAGCATCTGCTGATGCACTCCGACACCACCGCGTATCTGGACTACGGCTCCAGCATCGAGGACGTCAACGACACGGTGCACGCGATCCTCACCCGCAATGACGCCGACGAGTGCTGGGACCTGTTCCGCAAATTCACCAAGCGCTTCGCCTTCCGCGACGACGCGGGACCGCAGGCCGTACGCGAACTGCTCTCGGCCTACGGCGGCAAGCGCGTCGTGCACGGCCACAGCCCCATTCCGTATCTGCTCGGCGAGGTGGGCACCGAGGACGGCGAGGACGGGGCGCGTCCGGTTGTCGAAGGCCCGCATGTGTACGCGGACGGGCTCGCGATCGCGATGGACGGGGGCGTGACGATGGCCGGAAAGCTGCTTGTCGTTCAACTCCCGCTGTCCAACTGA
- the hisC gene encoding histidinol-phosphate transaminase, with protein MSETSPKLRAELDGIPTYKPGKPAAAGGPVAYKLSSNENPYPPLPGVIESAIAAAHGFNRYPDMACTGLMNELADRFGVPVTHLATGTGSVGVAQSLLQATSGPGDEVIYAWRSFEAYPIITQISGAKSVQVPLTAGDVHDLDAMADAITDRTRLIFVCNPNNPTGTVVRRAELERFLDRVPSDVLVVLDEAYREFIRDADVPDGIEIYRNRPNVAVLRTFSKAYGLAGLRVGFAIAHEPVAAALRKTAVPFGVSQLAQDAAVASLRAEDELLGRVGSLVCERARVYDGLVRQGWTVPETQANFVWLRLGDRTLDFAAVCEKAGVVVRPFAGEGVRVTIGETEANDLFLHTTEAFRKEI; from the coding sequence GTGAGCGAGACGAGCCCCAAGCTGCGCGCTGAGCTGGACGGCATCCCCACCTATAAGCCGGGCAAGCCCGCGGCTGCCGGCGGCCCGGTCGCGTACAAGCTGTCGTCCAACGAGAACCCCTATCCGCCGTTGCCCGGTGTGATCGAGAGCGCGATCGCCGCGGCGCACGGGTTCAACCGCTACCCGGACATGGCCTGCACCGGCCTGATGAATGAGCTGGCAGACCGCTTCGGTGTGCCGGTGACGCATCTGGCCACGGGCACCGGCTCGGTCGGCGTCGCGCAGTCCTTGCTACAGGCCACCTCGGGTCCGGGGGACGAGGTCATCTATGCCTGGCGGTCCTTCGAGGCGTACCCGATCATCACCCAGATCAGCGGAGCGAAGTCGGTGCAGGTGCCGCTGACCGCCGGTGATGTGCACGATCTGGACGCGATGGCCGATGCGATCACCGACAGGACCCGGCTGATCTTCGTCTGCAACCCCAACAACCCGACCGGCACCGTGGTGCGCAGGGCCGAGCTGGAGCGGTTCCTCGACCGTGTGCCGTCGGACGTTCTGGTGGTGCTGGACGAGGCGTACCGCGAGTTCATCCGCGATGCCGACGTTCCGGACGGTATCGAGATCTACCGCAACCGGCCCAATGTGGCGGTGCTGCGCACCTTCTCCAAGGCGTACGGCCTGGCGGGACTGCGGGTCGGCTTCGCGATCGCGCATGAGCCGGTGGCCGCGGCATTGCGCAAGACCGCGGTGCCCTTCGGTGTCTCGCAGCTCGCGCAGGACGCGGCGGTCGCCTCGCTGCGTGCCGAGGATGAACTGCTCGGCCGGGTCGGCTCGCTCGTGTGCGAGCGCGCGCGGGTCTACGACGGCCTGGTCCGGCAGGGCTGGACGGTGCCCGAGACCCAGGCGAACTTCGTCTGGCTGCGGCTCGGCGACCGCACACTCGACTTCGCGGCAGTGTGCGAGAAGGCCGGTGTAGTGGTCCGGCCCTTCGCCGGTGAGGGCGTGCGGGTCACGATCGGGGAGACCGAGGCCAACGACCTCTTCCTGCACACCACCGAGGCGTTCCGCAAGGAGATCTAG
- the cydB gene encoding cytochrome d ubiquinol oxidase subunit II, which produces MELHDVWFVLIAVLWIGYFFLEGFDFGVGVLTKLLARDRTERRVLINTIGPVWDGNEVWLLTAGGATFAAFPEWYATLFSGFYLPLLLILVCLIVRGVAFEYRHKREEERWQTNWEHAIFWTSLLPALLWGVAFGNIVRGVKIDGQMEYVGNFFDLLNPYAILGGLVTLTLFTFHGAVFAALKTVGDIRARARTLALKLGLLTAALALGFLLWTQASHGDGKSLVAMVIAVVALVGAIVAITAGREGWSFALSGVTITAAVAMLFLTLFPNVMPSTLNEEWSLTVTNASSSPYTLKIMTWCAGIATPLVLLYQGWTYWVFRKRIGTQHIVDAH; this is translated from the coding sequence ATGGAACTTCACGACGTCTGGTTCGTACTCATCGCCGTCCTGTGGATCGGCTACTTCTTCCTGGAGGGCTTCGACTTCGGGGTCGGCGTCCTCACCAAGCTGCTGGCCAGGGACCGGACCGAGCGGCGGGTCCTGATCAACACCATCGGACCCGTCTGGGACGGCAACGAGGTGTGGCTGCTGACCGCAGGCGGTGCGACCTTCGCCGCCTTCCCCGAGTGGTACGCCACGCTCTTCTCCGGCTTCTATCTGCCGCTGCTGCTCATCCTGGTCTGCCTGATCGTGCGCGGAGTGGCCTTCGAATACCGGCACAAGCGGGAGGAGGAGCGCTGGCAGACCAACTGGGAGCATGCGATCTTCTGGACCTCGCTGCTGCCTGCCCTGCTGTGGGGCGTCGCCTTCGGCAACATCGTGCGTGGGGTGAAGATCGACGGACAGATGGAGTACGTCGGCAACTTCTTCGACCTGCTCAACCCGTACGCGATTCTGGGCGGGCTGGTCACGCTGACTCTGTTCACCTTCCACGGTGCGGTGTTCGCCGCACTGAAGACGGTGGGAGACATCCGCGCACGGGCACGGACTCTGGCCCTGAAGCTGGGGCTGCTCACGGCGGCCCTGGCGCTCGGCTTCCTTCTCTGGACCCAGGCCTCTCACGGCGACGGTAAGAGTCTGGTCGCGATGGTGATCGCTGTGGTGGCACTCGTCGGCGCGATCGTGGCCATCACGGCAGGACGTGAGGGATGGTCGTTCGCGCTCTCCGGTGTCACGATCACGGCCGCGGTCGCGATGCTGTTCCTCACGCTCTTTCCGAACGTCATGCCGTCCACGCTCAATGAGGAGTGGAGCCTGACGGTCACCAATGCCTCGTCGAGTCCGTACACCCTGAAGATCATGACCTGGTGTGCCGGCATCGCCACTCCGCTGGTGCTGCTCTACCAGGGCTGGACGTACTGGGTCTTCCGCAAGCGGATCGGTACGCAGCACATCGTCGATGCCCATTAG